Proteins from one Malaya genurostris strain Urasoe2022 chromosome 2, Malgen_1.1, whole genome shotgun sequence genomic window:
- the LOC131427736 gene encoding uncharacterized protein LOC131427736 — translation MKLLALVLASLIAICLAEPKPAINEVKSNQPQQKPGRFLSLPVPDKCASRPKAFNYRGHNYFYSGHVPALADKRVDWLDGRNICREYCMDLVSLETQEENNLIFRLIQQNDIPYIWTAGRLCDFKGCENRPDLEPKNIYGWFWSNNREKIQATNKIPNGWGYNPWSKSGHKKIPQPDNAEFDINQTTESCLSVLNNVYNDGIGWHDVACYHEKPVVCEDSEELLNYVAATNPGIRL, via the exons ATGAAGTTACTAGCATTAGTGCTGGCGTCACTGATCGCCATCTGCCTAGCCGAACCAAAGCCTGCCATCAACGAAGTCAAATCGAATCAGCCACAGCAGAAGCCGGGTCGATTCCTATCACTGCCGGTGCCGGATAAATGCGCGTCAC GTCCCAAGGCATTCAATTATCGCGGTCACAACTACTTCTACAGTGGGCACGTACCCGCCCTGGCCGATAAGCGAGTTGACTGGCTGGACGGTCGCAATATCTGTCGCGAGTATTGCATGGATCTGGTTTCGCTGGAAACCCAGGAAGAAAACAATCTAATCTTCCGTTTGATTCAGCAAAACGACATTCCGTACATCTGGACGGCCGGTCGATTGTGTGATTTCAAGGGCTGCGAAAACCGTCCGGATCTGGAACCGAAGAACATTTACGGATGGTTCTGGTCCAACAACCGCGAAAAGATCCAAGCTACCAACAAAATCCCCAACGGCTGGGGCTATAACCCATGGAGTAAATCGGGACACAAGAAGATACCCCAACCGGACAACGCCGAGTTTGACATCAACCAGACGACCGAATCATGCCTGTCGGTCCTGAATAACGTGTACAACGATGGTATCGGATGGCATGATGTTGCGTGTTATCACGAGAAACCAGTCGTGTGTGAGGATTCTGAAGAACTACTGAATTACGTGGCGGCCACAAATCCAGGAATTCGCCTGTAA